In one window of Streptomyces griseus subsp. griseus DNA:
- a CDS encoding NUDIX domain-containing protein: protein MSAGKRSAGLLLFRTTGTGGERDVEVLIGHMGGPFWAGREAAAWSVPKGEYGPDEEPAAAARREFEEELGLPVPDGEWLPLGKSRQRSGKTVTVWAVEAELDVASVVPGVFTVEWPRGSGVQREFPEMDRFAWCTPEEAAERLIVGQRVFVERLRAQVRGEAAASPEA, encoded by the coding sequence ATGTCGGCAGGCAAGCGCAGTGCGGGTCTTCTTCTCTTCCGGACCACGGGCACAGGGGGCGAGCGGGATGTCGAGGTGCTGATCGGGCACATGGGCGGGCCGTTCTGGGCCGGGCGGGAGGCGGCGGCCTGGTCGGTGCCGAAGGGTGAGTACGGTCCCGACGAGGAACCGGCGGCGGCCGCGCGGCGGGAGTTCGAGGAGGAGCTGGGGCTGCCGGTGCCGGACGGGGAGTGGCTGCCGCTCGGCAAGTCGCGTCAGCGCAGCGGGAAGACGGTGACCGTGTGGGCGGTGGAGGCCGAGCTGGATGTGGCCTCCGTGGTGCCGGGGGTGTTCACGGTGGAGTGGCCGCGCGGCTCCGGCGTGCAGCGGGAGTTCCCGGAGATGGACCGGTTCGCCTGGTGCACGCCGGAGGAGGCCGCCGAGCGGCTGATCGTCGGCCAGCGGGTCTTCGTGGAGCGGCTGCGCGCTCAGGTACGCGGAGAGGCCGCCGCTTCCCCGGAGGCGTAG
- the abc-f gene encoding ribosomal protection-like ABC-F family protein, producing the protein MAPTHPRRDRAQLTMKDVSKAYGDRSVLDQVTLTVRPGEKAAVIGENGSGKSTLLRLLAGAERPDSGEITVRFPGSTGYLPQTLALDPADTVQDAVDAALAELHTLELAIRAAEEALSAGEPTEAELAAYGDLLTAYEERDGYRADARTEAALHGLGLAHLARDRTLATLSGGEQSRLALACVLAAAPELLLLDEPTNHLDVRAVNWLEEHLRAHRGTVVAITHDRAFLERVTSVILEVDRDLRTVTRYGDGWDGYRTAKAAARRRWAQEHQEYLGDLARTAELVEAAGQRLAATGKDPKQGFGKHRRSHETKLSGQVRAARTRLEALHRSPVPAPPEPLAFTGRPALAGESGSGPLVELEGVSVGDRLHLPALRVEPGARLLVTGDNGAGKTTLLRVLAGELAPDTGTVRRRARVGHLPQELPARPTRRTLLATFAAGRPGFPDEYADELLELGLFRPEDLGVPVASLSIGQQRRLALARLVTRPADLLVLDEPTNHIALSLVEEVEAALARYPGAVVVVSHDRSFRARFTGDVLELRAGRPVPGPEPAYASGEAAASPRT; encoded by the coding sequence ATGGCACCCACGCACCCCCGGCGCGACCGCGCCCAGCTGACCATGAAGGACGTCTCCAAGGCGTACGGCGACCGCTCCGTACTCGACCAGGTGACGCTCACCGTCCGCCCTGGCGAGAAGGCCGCAGTCATCGGCGAGAACGGCTCCGGCAAGTCCACCCTCCTGCGGCTGCTGGCCGGGGCCGAGCGCCCGGACAGCGGTGAGATCACCGTCCGCTTCCCCGGCTCCACCGGCTATCTGCCGCAGACCCTCGCCCTCGACCCGGCCGACACCGTGCAGGACGCCGTCGACGCGGCCCTGGCCGAACTCCACACCCTGGAGCTGGCCATCAGGGCGGCGGAGGAAGCCCTCTCGGCGGGGGAGCCCACGGAGGCGGAACTCGCCGCGTACGGAGACCTCCTCACCGCTTACGAGGAGCGCGACGGCTACCGCGCCGATGCCCGTACCGAGGCCGCCCTCCACGGCCTGGGCCTCGCCCACCTCGCCCGCGACCGCACGCTCGCCACCCTCTCCGGCGGCGAACAGTCCCGGCTCGCCCTGGCCTGCGTGCTGGCGGCCGCCCCCGAACTGCTGCTCCTGGACGAGCCGACCAACCACCTCGACGTACGGGCGGTGAACTGGCTGGAGGAGCACCTGCGCGCCCACCGGGGCACCGTCGTCGCCATCACCCACGACCGGGCGTTCCTGGAGCGGGTCACGTCGGTGATCCTGGAGGTCGACCGCGATCTGCGCACGGTCACCCGGTACGGGGACGGCTGGGACGGCTACCGCACCGCCAAGGCCGCCGCCCGCCGCCGCTGGGCCCAGGAGCACCAGGAGTACCTGGGCGACCTGGCCCGTACGGCGGAGCTGGTGGAGGCGGCCGGGCAGCGGCTCGCGGCGACGGGGAAGGACCCGAAGCAGGGGTTCGGCAAGCACCGCCGCTCCCACGAGACCAAGCTCTCCGGCCAGGTCAGGGCGGCCCGCACCCGGCTGGAGGCGCTGCACCGCTCTCCCGTACCCGCCCCGCCCGAGCCGCTGGCCTTCACCGGCCGCCCGGCGCTCGCGGGCGAGTCCGGCTCCGGCCCCCTCGTGGAGCTGGAGGGCGTCTCCGTGGGCGACCGGCTCCACCTCCCCGCCCTGAGGGTGGAGCCCGGAGCCCGTCTCCTGGTCACCGGGGACAACGGGGCCGGGAAGACCACCCTGTTGCGGGTCCTCGCCGGGGAGCTGGCGCCCGACACCGGGACGGTACGCCGCCGCGCCCGGGTCGGCCACCTCCCGCAGGAGCTGCCCGCCCGGCCGACCCGGCGCACCCTGCTCGCCACCTTCGCGGCGGGGCGGCCCGGCTTTCCCGACGAGTACGCGGACGAACTGCTGGAGCTGGGCCTGTTCCGCCCCGAGGACCTCGGCGTACCCGTCGCGTCCCTCTCGATCGGCCAGCAGCGCAGGCTCGCCCTGGCACGGCTGGTGACGCGGCCGGCCGATCTGCTGGTGCTGGACGAGCCGACGAACCACATCGCGCTGAGCCTGGTCGAGGAGGTGGAGGCGGCGCTCGCGCGGTACCCGGGAGCGGTGGTCGTCGTCTCGCACGACCGCAGCTTCCGGGCCCGCTTCACCGGTGACGTACTGGAGTTGCGGGCCGGCCGTCCCGTCCCGGGGCCGGAACCGGCCTACGCCTCCGGGGAAGCGGCGGCCTCTCCGCGTACCTGA
- a CDS encoding NAD(P)-dependent alcohol dehydrogenase: protein MKAVQYRAVGEAPEVVTVPDPEPGPGQVLLKVTAAGVCHSDIAVMSWPADQVPFPLPLTLGHEGVGTVAALGDGVDGLTVGDSVAVYGPWGCGICVNCAEGKENYCLRAKELGIMPPGLGAPGAMAEYMIVDDPRHLVPIGGLDPVKTVSLTDAGLTPYHAVKRSLPKLVPGATAVVIGTGGLGHVAIQLLRAMTAARVIALDVTEEKLDLARAVGAHEAVLSDEKAAARVMELTGGLGAHVVLDFVGAPPTVETAGAVARVDGDVTIVGIGGGALPVGFGTLPYGTSVSAPYWGSRKELAEVLDLAHAGAVDVHVETYSIDDAPLAYERLHEGRINGRAVILPNG, encoded by the coding sequence ATGAAAGCCGTCCAGTACCGGGCCGTCGGCGAAGCTCCCGAGGTCGTCACCGTGCCCGACCCCGAGCCCGGCCCCGGCCAGGTCCTGCTGAAGGTCACCGCCGCCGGTGTCTGCCACTCCGACATCGCCGTGATGAGCTGGCCCGCCGACCAGGTCCCCTTCCCGCTGCCCCTCACCCTCGGCCACGAGGGCGTCGGCACGGTCGCCGCCCTCGGTGACGGCGTGGACGGCCTCACCGTCGGCGACTCCGTCGCGGTGTACGGGCCCTGGGGCTGCGGCATCTGCGTGAACTGCGCCGAGGGCAAGGAGAACTACTGCCTGCGCGCCAAGGAACTCGGCATCATGCCGCCCGGACTCGGCGCCCCCGGCGCCATGGCCGAGTACATGATCGTCGACGACCCCCGCCACCTCGTGCCGATCGGCGGACTCGACCCCGTGAAGACGGTGTCGCTCACGGACGCCGGACTCACCCCGTACCACGCGGTCAAGCGCTCACTGCCCAAGCTCGTGCCCGGCGCGACCGCCGTCGTCATCGGCACCGGGGGCCTCGGCCATGTGGCGATCCAGCTGCTGCGCGCCATGACGGCCGCGCGCGTCATCGCCCTGGACGTCACCGAGGAGAAGCTGGATCTGGCCAGGGCCGTCGGCGCCCACGAGGCCGTCCTCTCCGACGAGAAGGCGGCGGCCCGCGTCATGGAGCTGACCGGCGGACTCGGCGCCCATGTCGTACTGGACTTCGTCGGCGCCCCGCCCACCGTGGAGACCGCCGGAGCCGTCGCCCGGGTCGACGGTGACGTGACCATCGTCGGCATCGGCGGCGGCGCGCTCCCCGTGGGCTTCGGGACGCTCCCGTACGGCACCAGCGTCAGCGCCCCCTACTGGGGCTCGCGCAAGGAGCTTGCCGAGGTGCTCGACCTGGCGCACGCGGGGGCGGTCGACGTCCATGTGGAGACGTACTCCATCGACGATGCCCCGCTCGCCTACGAGCGGCTGCACGAGGGCCGGATCAACGGCCGCGCGGTCATCCTGCCCAACGGCTGA
- a CDS encoding SDR family NAD(P)-dependent oxidoreductase: MSTTPTTPSAEFDGRTALVTGGASGIGLAVARLLATAGAAVVVADHDEESARKAAAQLESTGARAAAVRMDVTDPASVEAGVRFTVETFGGLHLAVNNAGIAGPAAPTGDYPVEDWDRVVATNLSGVFYSMRHELPAIVASGGGAVVNMSSILGTNGFAGSPAYVAAKHGVVGLTKTAALEYAAQNVRINAVGPGFIDTPLLRNADPQAREHLISLHPAGRLGTAEEVAELTVFLLSDKASFIHGSYHLVDGGYSAP, from the coding sequence ATGAGCACCACCCCCACCACCCCCTCGGCCGAGTTCGACGGCCGTACCGCCCTCGTCACCGGCGGCGCCTCCGGCATCGGCCTCGCCGTGGCCCGGCTGCTCGCCACCGCCGGCGCGGCCGTCGTCGTCGCCGACCACGACGAGGAGAGCGCCCGCAAGGCCGCTGCCCAGCTGGAGAGCACCGGCGCGCGGGCGGCCGCCGTACGTATGGACGTCACCGACCCGGCCTCCGTCGAAGCCGGGGTGCGGTTCACCGTGGAGACCTTCGGCGGCCTCCACCTGGCCGTGAACAACGCCGGTATCGCCGGTCCGGCCGCCCCCACCGGCGACTACCCCGTCGAGGACTGGGACCGCGTCGTCGCCACCAACCTCAGCGGCGTCTTCTACTCGATGCGCCACGAGCTGCCCGCCATCGTCGCGTCGGGCGGCGGAGCCGTCGTCAACATGTCCTCGATCCTCGGCACCAACGGCTTCGCGGGCTCGCCCGCCTATGTCGCCGCCAAGCACGGCGTCGTCGGCCTGACCAAGACGGCGGCCCTCGAATACGCCGCACAGAACGTCCGGATCAACGCCGTCGGCCCCGGCTTCATCGACACACCACTCCTGCGGAACGCCGACCCGCAGGCCCGCGAGCACCTGATCTCCCTGCACCCGGCCGGACGCCTCGGCACCGCGGAGGAGGTCGCCGAACTCACCGTCTTCCTCCTCTCCGACAAGGCCTCCTTCATCCACGGCAGCTACCACCTGGTGGACGGCGGCTACTCCGCCCCGTGA
- a CDS encoding TetR family transcriptional regulator: MSPEEKIPERGTPERRTPQRRSRKARRTRDTLARAAFELVLDRGLRSVTVEEIAEAADVDRRTFSRYFASKEAAALDSLRGDGDRINGALRSRPAGEPPLLAYRRAVLAWLADPEAEPWHRRPRIFDLLVVAEEEPTLYAAFHHIRVDAQEDSIAILADRLGVDPRQDIRPAVTVAAGAGALLAAQAAWVRGGRPDALPALVTEAFDALAADLLTAPGRDSTTEHTAETEEATS; this comes from the coding sequence ATGAGCCCGGAAGAGAAGATCCCGGAGCGTGGGACACCGGAGCGGAGGACGCCGCAGAGGCGTAGCCGCAAGGCCCGCCGCACCCGCGACACCCTGGCGCGGGCCGCGTTCGAGCTGGTGCTGGACCGGGGGCTGCGGAGTGTCACGGTCGAGGAGATCGCCGAGGCCGCCGACGTCGACCGCCGCACCTTCAGCCGGTACTTCGCGAGCAAGGAAGCCGCCGCCCTGGACTCCCTGCGCGGCGACGGCGACCGGATCAACGGGGCCCTGCGGTCCCGCCCGGCCGGGGAGCCCCCGCTCCTCGCCTACCGGCGCGCCGTCCTCGCCTGGCTCGCCGACCCCGAGGCGGAGCCCTGGCACCGCCGCCCCCGGATCTTCGACCTCCTGGTCGTCGCCGAGGAGGAGCCGACCCTCTACGCGGCCTTCCACCACATCCGGGTGGACGCCCAGGAGGACTCGATCGCCATCCTCGCGGACCGGCTCGGCGTCGACCCGCGCCAAGACATCCGCCCGGCCGTGACCGTGGCGGCGGGAGCGGGCGCCCTGCTCGCGGCCCAGGCCGCCTGGGTGCGCGGGGGCCGCCCGGACGCCCTGCCCGCGCTGGTCACCGAGGCGTTCGACGCCCTGGCGGCGGACCTGCTCACGGCACCGGGGCGGGACAGCACCACAGAACACACAGCGGAAACAGAAGAGGCAACCTCATGA
- a CDS encoding PP2C family protein-serine/threonine phosphatase, which translates to MSLGIGRRERHRTAVPPGTDAGAAATGRIGNWPLAGLVLLLSGLVVLLDTVTGENLHVIPLLVVGPALASVFCTLRQTVWVAVWITMVVVGSGLGGEGTFWDFAFGIGFTVLACALGVAACAARIRHATEMDRLRSAAVALQRQILRPLPVVTGQVFTYGLYEPIEEDRFVGGDIYEVVESPYGTRVIIGDVQGKGLAAIGAGFAAIAAFREAAVREPTLTGVVEALESAVVRHNAFSAQTGEAERFVTALVLGFDDEGGVQVVNCGHLPPRLLHEGHASAVPLERTYVPLGLAGLSRETRAEESFALPPGATLLVVTDGVTEARDAGCAFYPLDERLDGWAGHDPRELLDALHLDLEKFTGGVRRDDVAALALCRAPGDGKPQPTAAAEDVRPVAGAVSD; encoded by the coding sequence GTGTCCCTGGGGATAGGGCGCAGGGAGCGGCACCGGACGGCGGTCCCGCCCGGTACGGACGCGGGCGCGGCTGCCACCGGCCGGATCGGCAACTGGCCGCTGGCCGGGCTGGTGCTGCTGCTGAGCGGGCTGGTCGTCCTCCTCGACACGGTCACGGGCGAGAACCTCCACGTCATCCCCCTCCTCGTGGTCGGTCCGGCCCTGGCCTCCGTCTTCTGCACCCTCCGGCAGACCGTCTGGGTGGCGGTCTGGATCACGATGGTCGTCGTCGGATCCGGGCTCGGCGGGGAGGGCACCTTCTGGGACTTCGCGTTCGGCATCGGCTTCACCGTGCTGGCCTGCGCCCTCGGTGTCGCCGCCTGTGCGGCCCGGATACGCCACGCCACCGAGATGGACCGGCTCCGCTCCGCCGCCGTCGCCCTCCAGCGGCAGATCCTGCGCCCGCTGCCCGTCGTCACCGGCCAGGTCTTCACGTACGGCCTCTACGAGCCGATCGAGGAGGACCGCTTCGTCGGCGGTGACATCTACGAGGTCGTGGAATCGCCGTACGGGACCCGCGTGATCATCGGGGACGTCCAGGGCAAAGGGCTCGCCGCCATAGGGGCCGGGTTCGCCGCGATCGCCGCGTTCCGCGAGGCGGCGGTCCGGGAGCCGACGCTGACGGGGGTGGTGGAGGCGTTGGAGTCCGCCGTCGTCCGGCACAACGCGTTCTCCGCCCAGACGGGCGAGGCCGAACGCTTCGTGACCGCGCTGGTCCTCGGATTCGACGACGAGGGCGGCGTACAGGTGGTGAACTGCGGCCATCTGCCGCCCCGGCTGCTCCATGAGGGCCACGCCTCGGCCGTACCGCTGGAGCGCACCTATGTGCCCCTGGGCCTGGCCGGCCTCAGCAGGGAGACCCGGGCGGAGGAGTCCTTCGCCCTCCCGCCCGGCGCCACTCTCCTGGTCGTCACCGACGGGGTGACCGAGGCCCGCGACGCGGGCTGTGCCTTCTACCCGCTGGACGAGCGGCTGGACGGCTGGGCCGGGCACGATCCGCGCGAGCTCCTGGACGCGCTCCACCTCGACCTGGAGAAGTTCACCGGCGGCGTCCGGCGCGACGACGTGGCCGCGCTCGCCCTGTGCCGGGCGCCGGGCGACGGGAAACCGCAGCCGACGGCGGCCGCCGAGGACGTCCGTCCGGTCGCGGGAGCGGTGAGCGATTGA
- a CDS encoding GNAT family N-acetyltransferase has translation MSTLGPTTRQPAVASARPADGPVAPHPLDNPALSSLTGPHAHFAERRGRILRYPVDVTPWTAHPEVPDARDWADLAALAGPGGTISLNTLREGPPEGWEILHRVAGVQLVDVSVLPEPDPEAVRLGPADVPEMLDLVARTRPGPFLPRTVELGTYLGIRRGGTLVAMAGERLHPPGWTEISGVCTDESVRGQGLASRLVRAVAYGIRERGETPFLHTSAANTVAIRLYESLGFQLRAHPEFLAACPGGARAGRRNPPVRTAVTRPGHRSARR, from the coding sequence ATGAGCACCCTGGGACCCACGACCCGGCAGCCGGCCGTGGCCTCCGCACGCCCCGCCGACGGCCCCGTCGCACCGCACCCGCTGGACAACCCGGCACTCTCCTCGCTCACGGGCCCGCACGCCCACTTCGCCGAGCGCCGCGGCCGGATCCTGCGCTACCCCGTCGACGTCACCCCCTGGACCGCCCACCCCGAGGTGCCGGACGCGCGGGACTGGGCCGATCTCGCGGCGCTCGCCGGTCCGGGCGGCACCATCAGCCTGAACACGCTGCGGGAGGGGCCGCCGGAGGGCTGGGAGATCCTCCACCGCGTCGCCGGCGTCCAGCTCGTCGACGTGTCGGTGCTTCCCGAGCCCGACCCGGAAGCCGTACGGCTGGGCCCGGCCGATGTGCCGGAGATGCTGGACCTGGTGGCGCGCACCCGCCCGGGCCCCTTCCTGCCGCGCACGGTGGAACTCGGCACCTATCTGGGCATCCGCCGGGGCGGCACGCTGGTGGCGATGGCGGGGGAGCGGCTGCACCCGCCGGGCTGGACCGAGATCAGCGGGGTCTGCACCGACGAGTCCGTGCGGGGGCAGGGGCTGGCGAGCCGCCTGGTCCGGGCGGTCGCGTACGGGATCAGGGAGCGCGGCGAGACCCCGTTCCTGCACACCTCCGCCGCCAACACGGTGGCGATCCGGCTCTACGAGTCGCTGGGCTTCCAGCTCCGCGCCCACCCGGAGTTCCTCGCCGCTTGCCCCGGCGGCGCTCGTGCCGGCCGACGGAACCCGCCGGTCCGCACGGCCGTGACCCGTCCGGGGCACCGGTCCGCACGGCGGTGA
- a CDS encoding RNA polymerase sigma factor SigF, giving the protein MTAHTARTGGTEQVTGTTEDLPWIEDAGKVAPMDARRLSRLFFDRLQVLEEGTHEYQYARNTLIEMNLSLVRFAANRFRNRGSGDMEDIVQVGTIGLIKAIDRFDLSREVEFTSFAVPYIVGEIKRFFRDTSWAVHVPRRLQELRVDLAKAKETLAGDLDRDPTVQELAEHLGMDEAEITEGIVASNGYTAGSLDMPTDSSESGPQNSVGRTFADVLGGPDPAIETVENLHTLAPLLGELDERERRIIDMRFGQELTQAQIGAELGISQMHVSRLLNRMLGKLRSGMLTQE; this is encoded by the coding sequence ATGACGGCGCACACCGCGCGGACCGGCGGTACGGAGCAGGTGACGGGCACCACGGAGGACCTTCCCTGGATCGAGGACGCCGGCAAGGTCGCCCCGATGGACGCGCGGCGGCTGTCGCGGCTCTTCTTCGACCGCCTCCAGGTCCTGGAGGAGGGCACGCACGAGTACCAGTACGCGCGCAACACGCTCATCGAGATGAACCTGTCGCTGGTCCGGTTCGCCGCCAACCGGTTCCGCAACCGGGGCAGCGGCGACATGGAGGACATCGTCCAGGTCGGCACGATCGGGCTGATCAAGGCGATCGACCGCTTCGACCTGTCCCGCGAGGTCGAGTTCACCTCGTTCGCCGTCCCCTACATCGTCGGTGAGATCAAGCGGTTCTTCCGGGACACCAGCTGGGCCGTACATGTGCCCCGGCGCCTCCAGGAGCTGCGGGTCGACCTCGCCAAGGCGAAGGAGACCCTCGCGGGCGACCTCGACCGGGACCCCACGGTGCAGGAGCTGGCCGAGCACCTGGGCATGGACGAGGCCGAGATCACCGAGGGGATCGTCGCCTCCAACGGCTACACGGCGGGCTCGCTGGACATGCCCACCGACTCCTCGGAGTCCGGCCCCCAGAACAGCGTCGGGCGGACCTTCGCCGATGTCCTGGGCGGGCCGGACCCCGCCATCGAGACCGTGGAGAACCTGCACACCCTCGCACCGCTGCTGGGCGAACTGGACGAGCGGGAGCGCCGGATCATCGACATGCGCTTCGGCCAGGAGCTGACGCAGGCGCAGATCGGTGCCGAGCTGGGGATCTCCCAGATGCATGTCTCGCGGCTGCTGAACCGGATGCTGGGCAAGCTGCGCAGCGGGATGCTCACCCAGGAGTGA
- a CDS encoding TetR/AcrR family transcriptional regulator, whose amino-acid sequence MQQYEVAARVRQVIDAAGVSAREFARRIVIDPSKLSRSLNGSRRFTAAELARIADIGGVDANWLLGSATAPPPPPAPAPEGGRPLQIVRETVRLIAEHGFHAVRVADIATACRTSTAAIHYHFPGRDELLEAAVRWCMDEDTRRRAAATAGTEHAGDELRLLLELQTPRTEQQRRQWCVWLDLWAEAARSTTVGRLHRDYYRQWRTTVSEVIRRGVGQGVFRPVDPEGAALTLTALIDGLASQVLATAPERPGTGTGAQAMHDALIAHVDTCLTAPTA is encoded by the coding sequence ATGCAGCAGTACGAGGTGGCCGCACGGGTCCGTCAGGTGATCGACGCGGCGGGAGTCAGCGCACGCGAGTTCGCCCGGCGGATCGTCATCGATCCGTCGAAGCTGTCGCGTTCCCTGAACGGCTCCCGTCGTTTCACCGCCGCCGAGCTGGCCCGGATCGCCGACATCGGCGGCGTGGACGCCAACTGGCTGCTGGGCTCGGCGACCGCACCCCCGCCCCCTCCCGCACCGGCGCCCGAAGGCGGCCGACCCCTCCAGATCGTGCGGGAGACCGTCCGGCTCATCGCCGAGCACGGGTTCCACGCCGTCCGGGTCGCGGACATCGCCACGGCCTGCCGCACCAGCACCGCCGCGATCCACTACCACTTCCCCGGCCGCGACGAGCTGCTCGAAGCGGCGGTGCGCTGGTGCATGGACGAGGACACCCGTCGCCGGGCGGCGGCCACCGCCGGAACCGAGCACGCGGGTGACGAACTGCGCCTCCTGCTCGAACTCCAGACGCCCCGCACCGAGCAGCAGCGCCGCCAGTGGTGCGTCTGGCTGGACCTCTGGGCCGAGGCGGCCCGCTCCACCACCGTCGGGCGGCTCCACCGCGACTACTACCGCCAGTGGCGGACGACCGTGTCCGAGGTGATCCGGCGCGGCGTCGGCCAGGGCGTCTTCCGCCCCGTCGACCCGGAGGGCGCGGCCCTCACCCTCACCGCGCTGATCGACGGACTGGCCTCCCAGGTCCTGGCCACCGCACCGGAGAGACCCGGCACGGGCACGGGCGCCCAGGCCATGCACGACGCCCTGATCGCCCATGTCGACACCTGCCTGACCGCACCGACCGCCTGA
- a CDS encoding 3-keto-5-aminohexanoate cleavage protein: MPVNQDVIITCALTGAGDTVGRSPHVPVTPEQIAASAVEAAGAGAAVVHIHVRDPETGAPSRDPRLYREVVERIRETGTDVVINLTAGMGGDLVIDPAAPLKQLPGTDLVGGLERLPHVEDLLPDICTLDCGSLNFGDGSNLYVSTPDMLRTGAKRIQELGVRPELEIFDTGQLWFAKQLLAEGLLDDPTVFQLCMGIPWGAPADPGVLQSMVNMLPEGARWASFALGRMQMPWVAQSILLGGHVRVGLEDNLYLGKGVKATNGQLVERAVQITEALGSRVASPDEARQQLGIRPRT, encoded by the coding sequence ATGCCCGTGAACCAGGACGTCATCATCACCTGCGCCCTCACCGGAGCCGGTGACACCGTCGGCAGAAGCCCCCATGTGCCCGTGACACCCGAGCAGATCGCCGCGTCCGCCGTGGAGGCCGCCGGGGCCGGGGCGGCCGTGGTGCACATCCACGTCCGCGACCCGGAGACCGGCGCCCCCTCCCGCGACCCCCGCCTCTACCGCGAGGTCGTGGAGCGGATCCGGGAGACGGGTACCGATGTCGTCATCAATCTGACCGCCGGGATGGGCGGGGACCTGGTCATCGACCCGGCGGCCCCGCTCAAGCAGCTGCCGGGCACCGATCTGGTCGGCGGTCTGGAGCGGCTGCCGCACGTGGAGGACCTGCTGCCCGACATCTGCACCCTGGACTGCGGTTCGCTGAACTTCGGCGACGGCAGCAACCTCTACGTCTCCACCCCCGACATGCTGCGCACCGGCGCCAAGCGCATCCAGGAGCTGGGGGTCCGGCCCGAGCTTGAGATCTTCGACACCGGACAGCTGTGGTTCGCCAAGCAGCTCCTCGCCGAAGGGCTGCTGGACGACCCCACGGTGTTCCAGCTCTGCATGGGCATCCCGTGGGGCGCGCCCGCCGACCCGGGGGTTCTTCAGTCGATGGTCAACATGCTGCCCGAGGGCGCCCGTTGGGCGAGTTTCGCGCTCGGCCGGATGCAGATGCCCTGGGTCGCGCAGTCGATCCTGCTCGGCGGGCACGTCCGGGTGGGTCTGGAGGACAACCTCTATCTGGGCAAGGGCGTCAAGGCCACCAACGGCCAGCTGGTGGAGCGCGCCGTGCAGATCACCGAGGCCCTGGGCTCCCGGGTCGCCTCCCCCGACGAGGCGCGGCAGCAGCTCGGCATCCGCCCGCGCACATGA
- a CDS encoding 3-hydroxyacyl-CoA dehydrogenase NAD-binding domain-containing protein, with the protein MPSPPVLPPAPRAPEDVRRVTCVGAGVIGGGWAAHFLARGYDVTAWDPAPDAEVRLRRLVAAAWPALELLGLAEGASQDRLTVAGSLEEAVAGAEFVQESAPEKLELKRDLLARLDAATPAGTVIASSTSGYPMTDMQPATGGSARLVVGHPFNPPYLIPLVEVVGGELTAPAAVEWASRFYEVAGKSVITMDREVPGFIANRLQEALWREALHMVANGEATVREIDASITEGPGLRWAVMGPMLTFALAGGEGGMAHMLDHFGPSLKSPWTRLEAPELDRALYEAVVAGCDEAAEGRTIADLVAERDRGVIEVLRATGRLPGAAGEATR; encoded by the coding sequence ATGCCCTCTCCCCCTGTTCTTCCCCCCGCCCCCCGCGCCCCGGAGGACGTACGCCGTGTCACGTGCGTCGGGGCCGGAGTGATCGGCGGCGGGTGGGCCGCCCACTTCCTCGCCCGCGGCTATGACGTCACGGCCTGGGACCCGGCCCCCGACGCCGAGGTCCGGCTGCGCCGGCTGGTCGCGGCGGCCTGGCCCGCGCTGGAACTGCTCGGGCTCGCCGAAGGCGCCTCGCAGGACCGGCTGACCGTGGCCGGGAGCCTCGAAGAGGCGGTGGCCGGGGCCGAGTTCGTCCAGGAGAGCGCACCGGAGAAGCTGGAGCTGAAGCGGGACCTGCTGGCCCGCCTGGACGCGGCCACGCCCGCCGGTACGGTGATCGCCTCCTCGACCTCCGGCTATCCGATGACCGACATGCAGCCGGCGACCGGCGGTTCGGCACGGCTCGTGGTCGGCCACCCCTTCAACCCGCCCTATCTGATCCCCCTGGTGGAGGTCGTCGGCGGCGAACTCACCGCGCCCGCGGCGGTCGAGTGGGCGTCGCGCTTCTACGAGGTGGCGGGCAAGTCCGTCATCACCATGGACCGCGAGGTTCCCGGGTTCATCGCCAACCGGCTCCAGGAGGCCCTGTGGCGCGAGGCCCTGCACATGGTGGCCAACGGTGAGGCGACCGTACGGGAGATAGACGCGTCGATCACCGAGGGGCCGGGGCTGCGCTGGGCGGTGATGGGACCGATGCTGACGTTCGCGCTGGCGGGCGGCGAGGGCGGCATGGCGCACATGCTGGACCACTTCGGCCCGTCCCTGAAGTCGCCCTGGACCCGGCTGGAAGCACCCGAACTGGACCGCGCGCTGTACGAGGCCGTGGTGGCGGGCTGCGACGAGGCGGCGGAGGGCCGGACCATCGCGGATCTGGTCGCCGAGCGCGACCGGGGCGTCATCGAGGTGCTGCGGGCGACCGGCCGGCTGCCGGGTGCTGCCGGGGAGGCCACCCGATGA